AAGATCGTACCGAGCATCATGCAGGTCAGCAGCGAGGAGAATCCGAAATGCACTCCGCCGATCGTGAAGTCGAGCATCGAGATGCCGACGGTGATGAAAACGAAGGTTATCGCGAGCGACAGACGCTTCGAGCGCGAGTGGAAGAATCGCTCGAGGAATGTCAGCAGCAGGCTCATTATCGTGCCGAGCAGCAGCGAGCAGACTATCTCGATCAAAGGCTCTACCGCGATGGACATAACGTCCGGAGCGCCGGTCTGCAGCGCCCTCGCGATGCCGAAGGAAACGGAGAACACCACCAGCCCGACCGCGTCGTCAAGCGCGACTATGGGGAGCAGCAGGGAAGTCAAGGGTCCCTTCGCCTTATACTGCCTTACGACCATCAGCGTCGCCGCCGGAGCCGTCGCGGACGCGATCGCGCCGAGCGTTATCGCGGCGGAGAGCGAGATCTTGTCGGGCATTATGAAATGCAGGGTTATCAGCGCCGCGTCGACGAAGACGGTCGCGACGACCGCCTGCACGATGCCTATGACCGTCGCCTGCTTACCGGTCTTTTTCAGCGAAGAAAGCCGGAACTCGTTCCCGATCGCGAAGGCGATGAAGCCGAGCGCGACGTCGGAGATGATCTTCAGCGTGTTCATCTGCTCGTCGCTCGCGAATCCGAGCGCGGGCACTCCGAGCGCGCCGATGCAGAACGGGCCGAGCAGTACGCCGGCGACGAGATATGCGGTGACGGCGGGGAGCTTCAGCAGCTTCGCGAGACGCGACATGAGAAGTCCGGCGAGTATCGCCAGACCGATATTCAAAAGGATTGACGCTTCCATGGTTGATTGCCTCTTTTCACGTGCCTGAACGCACAAGAATCTATTATAGTACTTTATCCGGAATATGCAAGTGTTTTTATTAAAAAACAGCAATAAAAAACGCGCGCTCAAAGGGCGCGCAAATTAGGGATAAGTCGGGTTTTGAACGGTTGTTTCCCGCCCATGCTTCACAAAAAACAGCGGCCATACGTCAAGTATGACCGCTGTTTTGTTGTTTTGCCTGAACGATAAACATCTCGTTCAAAACTGCTCCGCATCTTAAAAAGAGAGGTTTTTGTGTCGGACAAGGCGAAAGCGCGATGGAATACTGTATGTATTCCGAGCGCTTTCAACGCAGTCCGGCGCGAAAAGATTCTTTTTAAGACCGGCGTATCCCTGATTTGCACGCCCTAAATGCGCGCGTTGGGTGTAATTTT
The genomic region above belongs to Clostridia bacterium and contains:
- a CDS encoding cation:proton antiporter — its product is MEASILLNIGLAILAGLLMSRLAKLLKLPAVTAYLVAGVLLGPFCIGALGVPALGFASDEQMNTLKIISDVALGFIAFAIGNEFRLSSLKKTGKQATVIGIVQAVVATVFVDAALITLHFIMPDKISLSAAITLGAIASATAPAATLMVVRQYKAKGPLTSLLLPIVALDDAVGLVVFSVSFGIARALQTGAPDVMSIAVEPLIEIVCSLLLGTIMSLLLTFLERFFHSRSKRLSLAITFVFITVGISMLDFTIGGVHFGFSSLLTCMMLGTIFCNLCDFSEELMERCDRWTAPLFIIFFVVSGAQLKLSVFSDIAVVVIGLLFILFRSAGKYIGTYFSASAMRCDAKTTKYLGITLLPQAGVALGMSVTAMELGSTDGVLIRNIVLFAVLIYELVGPMLTKMALSRAGEIEEEGRTNSRGAKV